Proteins encoded together in one Thermococcus barophilus MP window:
- a CDS encoding 50S ribosomal protein L39e: MARYKPLAKKLRLAKAAKQNRRVPVWVIVKTNRRVITHPKRRYWRRTKLKE; this comes from the coding sequence ATGGCAAGGTACAAGCCTCTTGCAAAGAAGCTCCGCTTGGCAAAGGCTGCTAAACAGAATAGAAGAGTTCCTGTGTGGGTTATTGTTAAGACAAACAGAAGAGTTATAACTCACCCCAAGAGAAGATACTGGAGAAGGACAAAGCTTAAGGAGTGA
- a CDS encoding DUF7411 family protein, giving the protein MEVYHLYSGGKDSSLAAWILQKLGYEVKLVTISFGLLDNWKYAKETADRLGFNHEVVVLGREILEEAAEMCIRDGHPSNAIQFIHEKALEEIASRKDVERISDGTRRDDRVPFLDLRRTRSLEDRFNVQYIRPLLGLGYKTIRELAEKLFIIEIRESEKLEKSDYEVELRHLLRLRGIDPLTIFPKRHYQSRVLGWKKQDL; this is encoded by the coding sequence ATGGAAGTCTATCACCTCTACAGCGGAGGCAAAGATTCATCTTTAGCTGCTTGGATTCTGCAAAAATTGGGGTATGAGGTGAAGTTAGTCACGATAAGCTTTGGTCTTCTCGATAATTGGAAGTATGCAAAGGAAACTGCTGATAGGTTGGGATTTAATCACGAAGTTGTGGTTTTAGGTAGAGAAATTTTAGAAGAAGCTGCTGAGATGTGCATTAGGGATGGACATCCAAGTAATGCAATCCAGTTTATCCACGAAAAGGCTCTCGAAGAGATCGCAAGCCGTAAAGATGTTGAGAGAATAAGCGACGGCACAAGGAGAGATGACAGGGTTCCTTTTTTAGATTTGAGAAGGACAAGGAGCCTTGAAGATAGATTTAACGTTCAGTATATACGTCCTTTGCTTGGATTGGGCTACAAAACAATAAGGGAGCTTGCAGAAAAACTCTTCATCATTGAAATTAGGGAAAGCGAAAAACTAGAAAAGAGTGATTATGAAGTTGAGCTGAGACACCTCTTAAGGCTTAGGGGAATAGATCCACTGACAATATTCCCAAAGAGGCACTATCAGTCGAGAGTTTTGGGATGGAAGAAGCAAGATTTATAA
- a CDS encoding YhbY family RNA-binding protein — protein MEKRLPGKVRRAIRAKYYDIQPKAWIGKKGLEEGVINEINTQLKKDGILKVEIRKGALIATGMDRKRIAEKVAELTDSELIEVRGKRFILFRPREGWEKYLRKLKLKELSKEKREEKPVKKVRLDIAQFRKKFKKGRD, from the coding sequence ATGGAAAAACGCCTACCTGGAAAGGTGAGAAGGGCTATAAGAGCCAAATATTACGATATTCAACCTAAAGCATGGATTGGAAAGAAAGGGTTAGAGGAGGGTGTGATTAACGAAATCAACACCCAGCTCAAGAAAGACGGTATTCTCAAGGTGGAAATAAGAAAAGGGGCACTTATTGCAACGGGAATGGACAGAAAGCGGATAGCTGAGAAGGTTGCCGAACTAACTGACAGCGAGCTGATTGAAGTAAGAGGCAAAAGATTTATATTATTCCGTCCGAGAGAGGGATGGGAAAAGTATTTAAGGAAGCTTAAGCTTAAGGAACTCTCAAAGGAGAAGCGGGAGGAGAAGCCCGTTAAAAAGGTCAGGCTCGATATCGCTCAATTCAGAAAGAAGTTCAAGAAAGGGAGGGATTAA
- a CDS encoding 30S ribosomal protein S19e — protein MATVYDVPGDLLVERVAQKLKEIPEIKPPEWAPFVKTGRHKERLPEQEDWWYYRVASVFRKIYIDGPVGIERLRTWYGGRKNRGHAPEKFYKGSGSIIRKALQQLEAAGFIEKVPGKGRIVTPKGRSFLDKAATELKKELEEVIPELKKY, from the coding sequence ATGGCGACAGTTTATGATGTTCCCGGTGATTTGCTCGTTGAGAGGGTTGCTCAAAAGTTGAAGGAGATACCTGAGATTAAACCACCAGAGTGGGCTCCATTTGTCAAAACAGGAAGACACAAGGAAAGACTTCCAGAGCAAGAGGACTGGTGGTATTATAGAGTTGCTTCAGTCTTTAGAAAGATATACATCGATGGCCCTGTTGGCATTGAGAGGCTCAGGACTTGGTATGGAGGAAGAAAGAACAGAGGACACGCTCCAGAGAAGTTTTACAAGGGGAGTGGAAGCATAATCAGAAAGGCTCTCCAGCAGTTAGAAGCAGCAGGATTCATTGAGAAGGTTCCAGGTAAGGGAAGAATCGTCACACCTAAGGGAAGAAGCTTCCTTGACAAAGCGGCAACCGAACTTAAAAAGGAGCTTGAGGAAGTCATCCCAGAGCTTAAGAAGTACTGA
- a CDS encoding DNA-binding protein, producing MAEDIEEIRKRKLMELQRRLAEQQKAQEEAARQQAELEAQIQAILRRILTPEARERLSRVKLVRPELAQQVELILVQLYQAGQIREKIDDAKLKKILAQIDARTRREFRIKW from the coding sequence ATGGCTGAGGACATTGAAGAGATTAGAAAGAGAAAGCTCATGGAGCTACAGAGAAGGCTTGCCGAGCAGCAAAAAGCTCAAGAAGAAGCCGCAAGACAGCAAGCTGAACTTGAAGCCCAAATACAGGCAATTCTAAGGAGAATCCTTACTCCAGAAGCAAGGGAAAGGCTTTCAAGAGTTAAACTTGTCAGACCAGAACTTGCACAGCAGGTTGAGCTTATACTGGTTCAGCTTTATCAAGCTGGACAGATCAGGGAAAAAATAGATGATGCAAAGCTCAAGAAAATTTTGGCTCAGATTGATGCGAGAACAAGGAGAGAATTTAGGATTAAATGGTAG
- a CDS encoding transcription initiation factor IIB: protein MEKRRVCPVCGSTEFIYDPEHGEIVCSKCGFVIEENIVDMGPEWRAFDASQREKRSRTGAPESILLHDKGLSTDIGSDRNITGLMREKMYRLRKWQSRLRVSDAAERNLAFALSELDRIASQLKLPKHVEEEAARLYREAVRRGLIRGRSIESVIAACVYAACRLLKIPRTLDEIADIARVDKKEIGRSFRFIARNLNLTPKKLFVKPTDYVNKFADELGLSEKVRRRAIELLEEAYNRGLTSGKSPAGLVAAALYIASLLEGEKRTQREVAEVARVTEVTVRNRYKELVEKLGLKITL from the coding sequence GTGGAAAAGCGTAGGGTCTGCCCAGTTTGTGGTTCAACTGAATTCATTTATGATCCCGAGCATGGAGAAATTGTTTGTTCCAAATGCGGATTCGTCATAGAAGAAAATATAGTTGATATGGGACCGGAATGGCGTGCTTTTGATGCTTCTCAGAGGGAAAAGCGTTCAAGAACTGGCGCACCTGAGAGCATTCTGCTCCACGATAAAGGTTTATCCACAGACATCGGGAGCGACAGGAATATTACCGGCTTGATGAGAGAAAAGATGTACCGTTTGAGAAAGTGGCAGTCTCGCTTGAGAGTCAGTGATGCCGCCGAGCGTAATCTCGCCTTCGCTCTCAGCGAGCTTGACAGAATTGCCTCACAACTCAAGCTTCCGAAGCATGTTGAGGAAGAAGCGGCAAGACTTTATAGAGAGGCTGTGAGGAGGGGACTTATCAGGGGGAGATCCATTGAGAGTGTTATTGCTGCCTGCGTTTATGCCGCCTGCAGGCTCTTAAAGATTCCGAGGACGCTTGATGAGATTGCCGACATTGCAAGAGTTGATAAAAAGGAAATTGGAAGAAGCTTCAGATTCATTGCAAGGAATCTTAACTTGACTCCAAAGAAGCTCTTTGTTAAGCCAACTGATTACGTGAACAAGTTTGCTGACGAGCTTGGCTTAAGTGAAAAAGTAAGAAGAAGGGCAATTGAGCTTTTGGAAGAGGCTTATAATAGAGGACTAACGAGTGGCAAAAGTCCAGCTGGATTAGTTGCTGCCGCATTGTACATTGCTTCTCTGCTTGAAGGTGAGAAGAGAACCCAGAGGGAAGTTGCTGAAGTTGCAAGGGTTACTGAAGTAACCGTTAGAAACAGATACAAAGAATTAGTAGAAAAGCTTGGACTGAAAATAACACTCTGA
- the fen gene encoding flap endonuclease-1, translating to MGVQIGELVPRKEIEIENLNGRKIAIDALNAIYQFLSIIRQRDGTPLMDSKGRITSHLSGLFYRTINLMEAGIKPAYVFDGKPPEFKKKELEKRAEAREEAEEKWQEALARGDLEEAKKYAQRASRVNEQLIEDAKKLLELMGIPWVQAPSEGEAQAAYMASKGKVWASASQDYDSLLFGAPRLVRNLTITGRRKLPGKDVYVEVKPELIVLEEVLKELKIDREKLIELAILVGTDYNPGGIKGVGPKKALEIVRYSKDPLKKYQKMSDVDLYAIKEFFLNPPVTDDYKLVWKMPDEEGILKFLCDEHDFSEERVKNGLERLKKAIRAGKQSTLESWFMRKK from the coding sequence ATGGGAGTTCAGATAGGTGAGCTTGTTCCAAGAAAAGAAATTGAGATTGAAAATCTAAACGGAAGGAAGATAGCCATTGATGCTTTAAATGCAATTTATCAGTTCCTCTCCATTATCAGACAAAGAGATGGAACACCTCTCATGGACTCTAAGGGGAGGATAACTTCACATCTTTCTGGGCTGTTCTACAGGACGATAAACCTCATGGAAGCAGGAATAAAGCCAGCTTATGTCTTTGATGGAAAGCCGCCAGAATTCAAGAAGAAGGAGCTTGAAAAAAGAGCGGAAGCAAGGGAAGAAGCTGAGGAAAAGTGGCAGGAGGCTTTAGCAAGAGGTGATCTGGAGGAGGCAAAGAAATATGCCCAGAGAGCTTCAAGGGTGAATGAGCAGCTGATAGAGGATGCTAAAAAATTGTTAGAGCTTATGGGCATTCCATGGGTGCAGGCTCCGAGTGAAGGTGAGGCTCAAGCGGCTTATATGGCATCAAAGGGTAAAGTCTGGGCTTCAGCTTCTCAGGACTATGACTCACTTTTGTTTGGAGCACCAAGGCTTGTTAGGAATTTGACAATAACGGGCAGAAGAAAGCTTCCCGGAAAAGATGTTTATGTTGAAGTAAAGCCAGAGCTAATTGTTTTGGAAGAAGTTCTAAAAGAACTGAAAATTGACAGGGAAAAGCTCATAGAACTTGCTATTCTGGTTGGAACGGATTATAATCCAGGTGGCATTAAGGGAGTTGGTCCAAAGAAAGCTCTGGAGATTGTCAGATATTCAAAAGATCCCCTAAAGAAGTATCAGAAGATGAGCGACGTTGATTTATATGCAATCAAGGAGTTCTTCCTAAATCCCCCTGTTACGGATGATTACAAGCTCGTCTGGAAGATGCCAGATGAAGAAGGCATTTTAAAGTTCTTATGTGATGAGCACGATTTCAGCGAGGAAAGAGTAAAGAACGGTCTCGAAAGGCTGAAGAAAGCAATAAGAGCCGGAAAACAGTCAACTTTGGAGAGCTGGTTCATGAGAAAGAAATGA
- a CDS encoding phosphate-starvation-inducible PsiE family protein: MAKMEEEKVAQYTQVHKAFRKTLEICFDMVVMVFLFFILYLTMYSIYLNFKLTYKVAEPKLLIANVLVTIILIETYRILIIYLRQHRVSLTHILEVGIVALIQKLVVASDFRELDAIKLFAIAGLIFVLGYLYIKIGEE, translated from the coding sequence ATGGCAAAGATGGAAGAAGAGAAAGTCGCCCAATATACTCAGGTTCACAAAGCCTTCAGAAAGACCCTTGAGATATGCTTTGATATGGTGGTTATGGTATTCTTGTTTTTCATACTATATCTTACCATGTACTCCATTTATTTGAACTTCAAGCTCACATACAAAGTTGCCGAGCCTAAGCTGTTGATTGCAAATGTCCTCGTTACGATAATCCTCATAGAAACCTATAGAATTCTGATAATCTACTTAAGACAGCACCGAGTTAGCCTGACCCACATATTGGAAGTTGGAATAGTTGCTCTCATTCAAAAGCTTGTTGTTGCTTCCGATTTTAGAGAGCTGGATGCCATAAAGCTCTTTGCAATCGCAGGCCTTATATTTGTGTTAGGATATCTATACATTAAGATAGGTGAGGAGTGA
- the acs gene encoding acetate--CoA ligase alpha subunit, which produces MSIEALFKPKSVAVIGASGKPGKIGYAIMKNLIEYGYEGKIYAVNIKGGEIEISGRKFKVYKSILDVPDEVDMAVIVVPAKFVPQVVEECGKKGVKVLPIISSGFGELGPEGKKVEEQLVETAHKYGMRILGPNIFGVVYTPAKLNATFGPTDVMPGSLALISQSGALGIALMGWTILEKVGLSAVVSIGNKSDIDDADLLEYFKDDENTKAILIYMEGVKDGRKFMKAAKEVSMKKPIIVIKAGRSERGAKAAASHTGSLAGADSIYTAAFKQSGVLRALTIGEAFDWARTLSNLPEPPGENVVIITNGGGIGVMATDAAEEEGLKLYDNLEELKVFANHMPPFGSYKNPVDLTGMADAKAYEGAVRDALAHPEMHAIAVLYCQTAVLDPRDLARIVIDEYEKSGKKKPIVVAIVGGIEAKEAIDILNENGIPAYPEPERAIKSLAALYRWSRWKASKRKE; this is translated from the coding sequence ATGAGTATTGAGGCACTATTCAAGCCAAAGAGCGTTGCCGTCATTGGAGCTTCTGGAAAGCCAGGAAAGATAGGCTATGCAATCATGAAGAACCTCATCGAGTACGGTTACGAAGGGAAAATCTATGCAGTTAACATCAAAGGGGGAGAAATTGAGATAAGCGGGAGAAAGTTCAAGGTCTACAAGAGTATTCTTGATGTTCCCGATGAGGTTGATATGGCAGTTATCGTTGTTCCTGCCAAGTTTGTTCCACAGGTTGTCGAGGAATGTGGAAAGAAAGGGGTTAAAGTATTACCAATCATAAGCTCAGGATTTGGTGAACTTGGGCCAGAAGGCAAGAAAGTCGAAGAACAGCTTGTAGAGACAGCTCATAAGTATGGAATGAGGATTCTCGGTCCAAACATTTTTGGTGTCGTTTACACACCAGCAAAGCTCAACGCAACCTTCGGTCCAACAGATGTCATGCCAGGCAGCTTAGCGTTAATCAGCCAGAGCGGTGCTCTCGGTATAGCCCTTATGGGATGGACAATTCTTGAGAAAGTTGGTCTCTCAGCAGTTGTCAGTATTGGAAACAAGAGCGATATTGACGATGCTGACCTCTTGGAGTACTTTAAGGATGATGAAAACACAAAGGCAATCCTCATCTACATGGAAGGCGTCAAAGACGGTAGGAAGTTCATGAAGGCTGCAAAAGAGGTCAGCATGAAAAAGCCAATTATAGTCATCAAGGCTGGAAGAAGTGAGAGAGGTGCAAAGGCGGCAGCATCACACACTGGTTCATTGGCAGGTGCTGATAGCATTTACACCGCAGCATTCAAGCAGAGTGGTGTTCTGAGAGCATTAACAATTGGCGAAGCTTTCGACTGGGCAAGAACACTCAGCAACTTACCAGAACCACCAGGGGAGAATGTCGTCATCATCACGAACGGCGGTGGAATTGGAGTCATGGCAACAGATGCAGCCGAAGAGGAAGGATTAAAGCTCTACGACAACCTTGAGGAGCTTAAGGTCTTTGCAAATCACATGCCACCATTCGGAAGCTACAAGAACCCGGTTGACTTGACCGGTATGGCAGATGCAAAGGCTTATGAAGGTGCTGTTAGAGATGCTTTAGCTCATCCAGAGATGCATGCAATAGCTGTTCTCTACTGTCAGACCGCTGTTTTAGATCCAAGAGATTTAGCAAGAATAGTAATTGATGAGTACGAAAAGAGCGGAAAGAAGAAGCCAATAGTTGTTGCAATCGTGGGTGGAATTGAGGCAAAGGAAGCAATTGACATTCTCAACGAGAACGGAATCCCGGCATATCCAGAACCGGAGAGGGCCATCAAGTCATTAGCCGCTCTGTACAGATGGAGCAGATGGAAGGCAAGCAAGAGGAAAGAGTGA